The following proteins are encoded in a genomic region of Sorangiineae bacterium MSr12523:
- a CDS encoding EF-hand domain-containing protein: MSYRRHVFAMLDADGDGIISKREYLARTENVTRATGRSNDDPLVVVARSAAERTWASMDANGDGGINFERYNAWAGGPAFDAVCRHALGTLFDLADADKDGALNRAEFMMLRETLNNPVGQANAAFDALDTNRDGLVGRDEYLDAIRAHITGDGSPMGDVLYSPEQ, from the coding sequence ATGAGCTACAGGAGACACGTCTTCGCCATGCTCGACGCGGATGGTGATGGAATCATTTCGAAACGAGAATACCTCGCACGAACCGAAAACGTGACCCGCGCGACGGGACGCTCGAACGACGATCCGCTCGTTGTCGTCGCGCGTTCGGCAGCGGAGCGGACGTGGGCGTCGATGGACGCGAACGGTGACGGTGGGATCAATTTCGAGCGGTACAACGCGTGGGCCGGTGGACCTGCGTTCGATGCCGTCTGCAGGCATGCGCTGGGTACCCTGTTCGACCTCGCCGACGCCGACAAGGACGGGGCCTTGAACCGAGCGGAGTTCATGATGCTGCGCGAGACGCTGAACAATCCGGTGGGCCAAGCCAACGCCGCCTTCGATGCATTGGATACGAACCGCGACGGACTCGTCGGCCGTGACGAATACCTCGATGCAATCCGCGCACATATCACCGGCGATGGCTCTCCCATGGGGGACGTGTTGTATAGCCCCGAACAGTGA
- a CDS encoding energy transducer TonB: MNATLDRILARPATSHLRFGSVLFMALVSHLGIGMAAASLRRPVAIPLRETEIQVLPDEPPPPPPESPAPEKMATPSPAPHAPPAAAPPPAAAAAAKVMTAPDDAPVDLTGGIVVGSAETYAGGATAATGTGTRVGSPAGVPGSSAGTGPSSPPPLAPDLARPPRLAEGMSWNCPFPPEADEKGIDAAIVGLSIEVTADGDVANVTVERDPGAGFGRVAASCARSKHFSPAEDRYGKRVGGRSRVNVRFQR; the protein is encoded by the coding sequence ATGAATGCCACGCTCGACCGAATCCTGGCGCGGCCGGCGACTTCACACCTGCGCTTTGGCAGCGTTCTGTTCATGGCGCTCGTCTCGCATCTTGGAATCGGTATGGCGGCGGCCTCTCTTCGACGTCCTGTTGCGATCCCGCTTCGAGAGACGGAGATCCAGGTGCTGCCTGACGAACCTCCGCCACCTCCGCCCGAGTCGCCCGCGCCAGAGAAAATGGCGACGCCATCGCCCGCGCCGCACGCTCCGCCGGCGGCAGCGCCTCCTCCCGCGGCCGCGGCCGCGGCGAAGGTGATGACCGCACCCGACGATGCTCCTGTCGACTTGACCGGGGGCATCGTCGTGGGCTCCGCCGAGACGTATGCAGGCGGGGCCACCGCCGCGACAGGGACGGGAACTCGGGTCGGCTCGCCGGCGGGTGTCCCGGGCTCGAGCGCGGGGACCGGTCCCTCGTCGCCACCTCCGCTGGCCCCCGATCTCGCGCGCCCACCGAGGTTGGCCGAAGGGATGTCGTGGAACTGCCCATTCCCCCCCGAGGCGGACGAGAAGGGAATCGACGCCGCCATCGTGGGGCTCAGCATCGAGGTCACGGCCGATGGTGACGTCGCGAACGTCACCGTCGAACGCGATCCGGGGGCAGGCTTTGGTCGTGTGGCGGCGTCGTGCGCCCGCTCGAAGCACTTTTCTCCGGCCGAGGACCGCTACGGCAAACGGGTTGGGGGACGTTCCCGAGTCAACGTCCGATTTCAGCGCTGA
- a CDS encoding ABC transporter ATP-binding protein/permease translates to MTSPSAPIASLVWPSSRAGEALESIVRVAGRPARTFLPGHASLEDAARELGLEAEPLSVRYGDIDVLLGTSAPALLRIAGASPSDEHQLIALLDANTKRAHIVTPDHTVRTVALATLRDALYGHAEGVHGARIEGILARTPLSSRDRTRARAALLREQVRELPLDAGWALRISPATPFLDQLRSAGVIRMLRATTIAHAVSFALSLLAWWVIGRGALSGHLDRGWLYAWALVLATLVPIRVLTAWWQGIASVRAGLLLKQRMLLGALNLVPDAIRSQGTGQLLGRVIEVDAVEDLAMHGGFVSLVALVELGIAVPVLALGPSGLASVLAFVAWLAFAGSLIYRFARRWLAWSHARITMTQDMVEGMLGHRTRVAQEDSTHWHDGEDRALAAYAEATRALDRVNTAITGLLPRGWMLLGFAALAPAFMGGAASPEKLAVGIGGVLLARSALMRITAGLTSLVGALAAWKHAAPLFDAAACPKAPASARIPPVTTAHDGAELPEAMTLLDVRHLDFRYRPEAAPVLRDVTFRIRHGERILVEGPSGSGKSTFGSVLAGLRTHDAGLVLLRGLDQKSLGAPTWRRHIAAAPQFHENHILSETLAFNVLLGRRWPPRREDLHEAETVCRELGLGPVLEKMPGGLMERVGETGWQLSHGERSRVYLARALLQGAELVILDESFASLDPETQKQALECAMKRAPSLVVIAHP, encoded by the coding sequence GTGACCTCACCGAGCGCCCCCATCGCGTCCCTCGTATGGCCGTCGTCACGCGCTGGCGAAGCCCTCGAGTCCATCGTTCGCGTTGCCGGGCGCCCCGCACGAACGTTCCTGCCTGGGCACGCCTCCCTTGAAGATGCCGCACGCGAGCTCGGACTCGAAGCGGAGCCACTCTCCGTCCGGTACGGGGACATCGACGTACTGCTCGGCACCAGCGCTCCTGCCCTGCTGCGGATCGCTGGAGCGTCCCCTTCCGACGAGCACCAGCTCATCGCACTCCTCGACGCGAACACCAAGCGCGCGCACATCGTAACGCCGGATCATACCGTGCGCACCGTCGCGCTGGCCACGCTGCGCGATGCCCTTTACGGCCACGCAGAAGGTGTACATGGAGCCCGCATCGAAGGCATTCTCGCGCGGACTCCGCTCTCGTCGCGAGACCGTACGCGCGCACGAGCCGCCCTTCTCCGAGAGCAGGTTCGCGAGCTCCCTCTCGACGCGGGGTGGGCGCTGCGCATTTCGCCTGCGACGCCATTTCTTGACCAGCTCCGAAGCGCGGGGGTCATCCGCATGCTTCGTGCAACGACCATCGCGCACGCGGTCAGCTTCGCCCTGTCGCTGCTCGCATGGTGGGTCATCGGACGCGGAGCACTCTCGGGCCATCTCGACCGCGGCTGGCTCTACGCGTGGGCTCTCGTTCTGGCCACTCTCGTTCCCATTCGCGTACTCACCGCGTGGTGGCAGGGGATCGCGAGTGTCCGCGCTGGGCTCCTCTTGAAGCAACGCATGCTGCTTGGCGCGCTCAACCTCGTCCCCGACGCTATCCGGAGTCAAGGCACGGGTCAGCTCTTAGGACGCGTCATCGAAGTCGACGCCGTCGAAGACCTCGCGATGCACGGAGGCTTCGTCAGCCTCGTGGCACTCGTGGAACTCGGCATCGCCGTGCCGGTGCTCGCGCTCGGGCCGTCGGGCCTTGCGTCCGTTCTGGCGTTTGTCGCCTGGCTCGCCTTCGCCGGCTCTCTCATCTACCGATTCGCCCGCCGGTGGCTTGCATGGTCGCATGCGCGCATCACGATGACCCAGGACATGGTCGAGGGAATGCTCGGTCACCGCACGCGGGTTGCCCAGGAAGATTCGACTCACTGGCACGACGGCGAAGACCGCGCCCTCGCCGCCTACGCCGAAGCCACGCGCGCCCTGGACCGAGTCAATACGGCCATCACGGGCCTACTGCCGCGCGGCTGGATGCTCCTCGGCTTTGCGGCCCTTGCGCCGGCGTTCATGGGCGGAGCGGCATCGCCCGAGAAGCTCGCCGTCGGCATCGGAGGTGTTCTGCTCGCACGAAGTGCACTCATGCGCATCACCGCCGGGCTCACCTCCCTTGTGGGTGCCCTGGCGGCTTGGAAACATGCAGCGCCGCTCTTCGACGCGGCGGCTTGCCCCAAGGCCCCTGCCTCCGCGCGGATACCACCGGTCACGACGGCCCATGACGGCGCCGAGCTCCCTGAGGCCATGACACTTCTCGATGTGCGTCATCTCGACTTTCGTTACCGACCGGAGGCTGCGCCGGTCCTCCGCGATGTGACATTTCGTATCCGACACGGAGAGCGCATCCTCGTCGAGGGCCCGTCGGGAAGCGGAAAGTCAACCTTCGGCTCGGTACTTGCGGGACTGCGCACGCACGACGCGGGCCTGGTTCTCCTTCGCGGACTCGATCAAAAGTCACTCGGCGCCCCGACCTGGCGGCGTCACATCGCGGCCGCGCCCCAGTTTCACGAGAATCACATTCTGTCCGAGACGCTCGCGTTCAATGTGCTCTTGGGCCGCCGATGGCCGCCTCGCCGAGAGGACCTTCACGAAGCCGAAACCGTCTGCCGCGAGCTCGGGCTCGGCCCAGTTCTCGAAAAGATGCCAGGTGGCCTGATGGAACGGGTCGGCGAAACCGGTTGGCAGCTGTCGCACGGCGAGCGCAGTCGCGTTTACCTGGCGCGCGCGCTCCTCCAGGGGGCTGAACTCGTGATCCTCGACGAGAGCTTCGCTTCACTCGATCCTGAGACGCAAAAGCAGGCGCTCGAATGCGCCATGAAGCGTGCGCCATCTCTCGTCGTGATTGCGCACCCGTGA
- a CDS encoding acetoacetate decarboxylase family protein, with protein sequence MTDDSNIGRRSMILGGVATVAGTGLVAQASAATLPPNELNGYSLPLSARGEANIVGAPPWNYVGDLIGIEFWTTPEAAQAALPAGLTPDPTTSGHGYALFIDWQFTTGDRQDYLDPVRSQYSEFLILLDARFQSTNVAWCPFIWVDNDASLARGWFQGFPKKIGQVHQTRAYSVPSKAAPVLGPGGTFAGTLSAAGRRLAEGQITLANTIPNLPALSRPIVNLRHFPRLRAGQYDNPAVHELTLSILDGVQLGTTWAGSGKLQFFPAPGEELADLWIVGTGQGFRSTLSYTVSDLRILTGPDAR encoded by the coding sequence GTGACCGACGATTCGAACATTGGTCGGCGCAGCATGATCCTCGGGGGAGTCGCGACGGTGGCCGGTACCGGCCTTGTCGCGCAGGCGTCGGCGGCCACCCTGCCACCGAACGAACTGAACGGATACAGCCTTCCTTTGAGTGCCAGGGGCGAGGCCAACATCGTCGGCGCACCGCCGTGGAACTACGTCGGTGATCTGATCGGCATTGAGTTCTGGACGACCCCGGAGGCTGCGCAGGCCGCGTTGCCCGCAGGGCTCACACCGGACCCCACCACGTCAGGTCACGGCTACGCATTGTTCATCGACTGGCAGTTCACCACCGGCGACCGGCAGGACTATCTGGACCCGGTGCGCAGCCAGTACTCCGAGTTCCTGATCCTGCTGGACGCTCGGTTCCAGAGCACGAACGTGGCGTGGTGCCCGTTCATCTGGGTCGACAACGACGCATCCCTTGCCAGGGGCTGGTTCCAGGGCTTCCCGAAGAAGATTGGCCAGGTCCACCAGACTCGCGCCTACTCCGTGCCCAGCAAGGCCGCACCGGTTCTCGGGCCGGGCGGAACGTTCGCCGGAACCCTGTCGGCCGCGGGTCGCCGTTTGGCGGAAGGCCAGATCACGCTGGCGAACACGATCCCGAACCTGCCCGCGCTGTCCCGGCCCATCGTCAACCTCCGGCACTTCCCCCGATTGAGGGCCGGTCAATACGACAATCCAGCTGTGCACGAGCTCACATTGTCTATTTTGGACGGAGTGCAGCTCGGTACGACCTGGGCGGGCTCCGGCAAGCTCCAGTTCTTCCCCGCGCCAGGTGAGGAACTGGCGGATCTGTGGATTGTCGGTACCGGACAAGGATTCCGCAGCACGCTTTCGTACACGGTATCCGATTTGCGGATCCTCACCGGTCCGGACGCGCGCTGA
- a CDS encoding outer membrane protein assembly factor gives MATWLTGLLVLASSAMAHADPASGSKKEELPPRRYEFVPLVGVGGNSDVGLELGISATLARFYDDARPYKWLLGVALSSSFKTGDGRGLRMLQQYHVLHLDLPGLFGGRVRIDSRANIARNISTRYDGLGNASSIKDLPLGPLPLRRNEYIAQNVRIRSLVRVKTGTPFDAGFAAHLRYEFPEAYPGSKLEYDAKYSGLAGTERALLAGVAGGLILDTRDFEFAPHRGIYYQLGVLGMVGSAERVAYGEVSTQLASYIPLGPSMTLATRVFASFQFGRVPFYVLQQGGVFEPEHMVGDDRGVRGIPEGRYAGHIKVIANYELRTTFIPPFHVLSWILQIGTTTFFDAGRVWNNYDTSAFDGRTPGIKYSVGGGFYFQWDRSSVLRLEVAYSPTDHEPSGFPLGYYLADRLIF, from the coding sequence ATGGCGACATGGCTGACGGGCCTGCTCGTTCTCGCGAGCTCGGCCATGGCGCACGCGGATCCGGCATCCGGGTCGAAAAAAGAGGAGCTCCCCCCACGTCGCTACGAGTTCGTTCCGCTCGTGGGGGTCGGTGGAAATAGCGACGTCGGCCTGGAGCTCGGTATCTCGGCGACCCTCGCGCGTTTTTACGACGACGCGCGACCCTATAAGTGGCTCTTGGGCGTGGCGCTGAGCTCGAGCTTCAAAACCGGCGACGGCCGGGGCCTCCGAATGCTCCAGCAGTATCACGTATTGCATCTCGATCTGCCGGGCCTCTTCGGCGGGCGCGTTCGCATCGACTCCCGGGCGAATATCGCGCGCAACATCTCGACACGCTACGACGGGCTGGGCAACGCAAGCTCGATCAAGGACTTGCCGCTCGGTCCTCTGCCATTGCGGCGCAACGAGTACATCGCGCAGAACGTTCGCATCCGATCTTTGGTGCGGGTCAAAACGGGGACGCCTTTCGACGCCGGCTTCGCGGCACATCTCCGGTACGAATTCCCGGAGGCCTACCCGGGCTCCAAGCTCGAATACGACGCAAAGTACTCCGGCCTCGCCGGCACCGAGCGCGCTCTTCTCGCGGGCGTCGCCGGGGGACTCATCCTCGATACGCGCGACTTCGAGTTCGCGCCACATAGGGGCATCTACTATCAGCTCGGAGTACTCGGTATGGTGGGCAGCGCCGAACGCGTGGCCTATGGCGAGGTCTCGACGCAGCTCGCGTCGTACATCCCCCTGGGTCCCTCGATGACATTGGCCACCCGTGTCTTCGCGAGCTTCCAGTTCGGTCGCGTTCCCTTCTACGTTCTTCAGCAAGGCGGCGTGTTCGAGCCGGAGCACATGGTCGGAGATGACCGCGGGGTTCGTGGAATTCCCGAGGGCAGATACGCCGGTCACATCAAAGTGATCGCGAATTACGAGTTGCGCACCACATTCATCCCGCCATTTCACGTTCTCAGCTGGATACTCCAGATCGGGACGACGACCTTCTTCGACGCGGGCCGGGTCTGGAACAACTACGACACCTCCGCCTTCGACGGCCGCACGCCGGGCATCAAATACAGCGTGGGCGGCGGCTTTTACTTCCAATGGGACCGATCGAGCGTCCTCCGCTTGGAGGTCGCTTATTCGCCGACCGACCATGAGCCTTCCGGCTTTCCTCTCGGGTATTACCTGGCCGACCGACTCATTTTTTGA
- a CDS encoding TonB family protein, with product MPRWLFNTAIGLVALLVTTKGFAQPEATAKVVPPTVTTPATVTYPEAAIAERYFVETEVVVIVDVDKTGAVSKATPESPAGHGFDDVAVAAAMTLRFAPATRDGTPIPARIKYRFIFHPPPAKLVGRISTPEGRHLAGNVRITFPDGSTRDVPTDVDGQWTVPDLSPGKVTVAVHAAGFKDDSTEVSLENGEETNLVTRLSPLASDTSQAVARAEDAVEEVNVHGAKPPREVTKRTLSREEIDKIPGTNGDALRSIQSLPGVARPPPFGGFLIVRGSAPAETTTFVDGTPIPLTYHFGGLSSVVPTETLDRIDFYPGNYGVTYGRGTAGMVDVALRDPKKDFHGFAQLDLIDLRLLVEGPIGKTGWKFLAAGRRSWFDTWLVPILEGSSAAVGTAPRYYDYQLMLQGNLGKRASLRLTFFGSDDALSFGQSKAESATASIGGSIDNKTKFYRLQAIYNHRYSDSGELRAVAAIGRDKVDIGVGTLFASTSEYPFSLRTEVSQRLSSRVRAHLGVDFMYAPYDLSLRLPPKFQAGDGPPAPGSPPILSRTSGDRTFAGGYAELEVVPWTGGRIVPGLRVDYTSATKSWDVSPRINFRQDLTRGVPRTTLKGGVGLFYQPPSIRDTDPNYGQTGLKSNRAVHYALGFEQQFTEHLDLSVEVFGKTLDRLVVSGAGNSGEGRAYGAELMLRFKGHPRFFGWLAYTFSRSERRDNDHDPWHLFQYDQTHNLTIVGSYDLGKGFRIGGRFRLISGNLYTPNIGGGFDASSGAYADGLQEPEYGSRLPLFHQLDLRIDKTWTFPSWKLTAYADVQNVYNYLAKEGMRYNFDFTASGYNEGLTILPSIGLRGEL from the coding sequence GTGCCGAGATGGCTCTTCAACACCGCGATTGGACTCGTCGCTTTGCTCGTGACCACCAAGGGCTTCGCCCAGCCAGAGGCGACCGCGAAGGTGGTGCCACCGACGGTGACGACACCTGCTACCGTTACATATCCCGAGGCGGCAATCGCCGAGCGCTACTTCGTCGAGACCGAAGTCGTGGTCATCGTCGACGTCGACAAGACCGGAGCAGTCTCCAAAGCGACGCCCGAGTCGCCAGCCGGCCACGGCTTCGATGATGTCGCCGTCGCTGCTGCCATGACGTTGCGTTTCGCACCCGCCACCCGTGACGGGACGCCCATCCCCGCGCGAATCAAATACCGGTTCATCTTCCACCCGCCGCCTGCAAAGCTCGTGGGTCGCATTTCGACGCCGGAAGGGCGGCATCTCGCGGGCAATGTCCGGATAACGTTCCCGGACGGCTCGACGCGGGACGTGCCCACCGATGTGGACGGCCAATGGACGGTTCCTGATCTGAGCCCCGGCAAGGTCACCGTCGCCGTCCACGCGGCGGGCTTCAAGGACGACTCGACGGAAGTGTCCCTCGAAAACGGCGAGGAGACGAACCTCGTCACGCGCCTTTCGCCGCTCGCGAGCGACACGTCACAGGCCGTCGCCCGTGCGGAGGACGCCGTCGAAGAAGTGAACGTCCACGGAGCGAAGCCTCCGCGTGAGGTCACCAAGAGGACGCTCTCTCGCGAGGAGATCGACAAGATCCCTGGAACGAACGGCGACGCACTGCGATCGATCCAATCCCTGCCCGGCGTTGCACGACCTCCCCCATTTGGAGGCTTCTTGATCGTCCGCGGCTCGGCGCCGGCCGAGACAACGACGTTCGTCGATGGGACTCCCATTCCGTTGACCTACCACTTCGGCGGATTGAGCTCCGTCGTGCCCACCGAGACCCTCGATCGCATCGACTTCTACCCTGGCAATTATGGGGTCACCTATGGACGCGGGACCGCGGGCATGGTGGATGTGGCCTTGCGAGATCCCAAAAAGGACTTTCACGGCTTCGCCCAACTCGACCTCATCGACCTGCGGCTTCTCGTGGAAGGGCCGATTGGCAAGACGGGGTGGAAATTCCTCGCGGCCGGCAGGCGCTCCTGGTTCGACACATGGTTGGTCCCCATTCTCGAGGGAAGCTCGGCGGCCGTCGGGACCGCCCCTCGCTATTACGACTATCAACTCATGCTCCAGGGAAACTTGGGCAAGCGTGCCTCCCTGCGACTGACCTTCTTCGGCTCCGACGACGCGTTGTCGTTCGGGCAATCCAAGGCCGAATCGGCGACGGCCTCCATCGGCGGCAGCATCGACAATAAAACCAAGTTCTATCGTCTACAGGCCATTTACAACCACCGGTACTCGGATAGCGGCGAGCTTCGCGCGGTCGCAGCCATCGGGCGAGACAAGGTCGATATCGGGGTAGGAACCCTCTTCGCCAGCACGAGCGAATACCCATTTTCGTTGCGAACCGAGGTGTCCCAGCGTCTTTCCTCGCGCGTTCGCGCGCATCTCGGAGTCGACTTCATGTATGCACCGTACGATTTATCTCTCCGACTCCCTCCCAAGTTTCAGGCAGGGGATGGTCCACCGGCACCTGGGTCGCCACCCATCTTGAGTCGTACGAGCGGGGATCGGACGTTCGCAGGCGGCTATGCGGAGCTCGAGGTCGTTCCGTGGACAGGTGGTCGCATCGTTCCCGGCCTCCGCGTCGACTACACCTCTGCGACGAAATCCTGGGATGTATCGCCACGTATCAACTTCCGGCAGGATCTCACGCGGGGAGTGCCGAGAACGACCCTGAAGGGCGGCGTTGGGCTCTTTTACCAGCCTCCCTCGATACGCGACACCGATCCGAACTACGGTCAGACGGGTCTCAAGTCGAATCGGGCCGTTCACTATGCGCTGGGATTCGAGCAGCAGTTCACGGAACATTTGGATCTCTCCGTTGAAGTTTTCGGCAAGACACTCGACCGGCTCGTCGTGTCCGGCGCTGGAAACTCGGGCGAAGGCCGCGCGTACGGCGCCGAGTTGATGCTTCGCTTCAAAGGGCACCCGCGGTTCTTTGGATGGCTCGCCTACACATTCTCGAGAAGCGAACGTCGCGACAACGACCACGACCCATGGCACCTGTTCCAATACGACCAGACGCACAACCTCACCATCGTTGGCAGCTACGACCTCGGAAAAGGCTTCCGGATTGGCGGTCGCTTCCGACTCATCTCCGGAAATCTCTACACGCCGAACATCGGTGGCGGATTCGACGCGAGCTCCGGAGCCTATGCGGACGGGTTGCAGGAGCCCGAGTACGGATCGCGATTGCCCCTTTTTCACCAGCTCGACCTTCGGATCGACAAGACGTGGACATTTCCGAGTTGGAAGCTCACAGCGTACGCCGACGTCCAGAACGTCTACAACTATCTCGCCAAAGAAGGTATGCGCTACAATTTCGATTTCACGGCATCCGGCTACAACGAGGGATTGACGATCCTCCCCAGCATTGGTCTTCGAGGTGAGCTATGA
- a CDS encoding biopolymer transporter ExbD produces MAGSTGRSRNGAITGINVTPLVDITLVLLIVFMVTAKLIVGQKAITVDLPKAKTGSEVQEVLSVVLMASEGMHVNGERVPENDDGLVAIARAAVTKTPELRAVVKADGTVSHARVMHALDQLRVAGIAKVAFGVSPVLTTGGAGVEKP; encoded by the coding sequence ATGGCCGGGAGCACGGGACGATCGCGCAATGGCGCAATTACGGGGATCAATGTCACGCCGCTCGTCGACATCACCCTCGTTCTGCTCATCGTGTTCATGGTCACGGCGAAGCTGATTGTGGGGCAGAAGGCGATCACGGTCGACCTTCCCAAAGCAAAGACGGGCTCCGAAGTTCAGGAGGTCCTCAGCGTCGTGTTGATGGCCTCCGAAGGAATGCACGTAAACGGCGAGAGGGTTCCCGAGAACGACGATGGACTCGTCGCCATTGCACGAGCCGCGGTGACGAAGACGCCCGAGCTGCGGGCGGTGGTCAAGGCGGATGGAACCGTGTCCCACGCGCGGGTGATGCACGCCCTCGATCAGCTCCGCGTCGCGGGAATTGCGAAGGTTGCATTCGGCGTGAGCCCTGTCCTCACCACGGGCGGAGCCGGGGTGGAAAAGCCATGA
- a CDS encoding FAD-dependent monooxygenase → MHEFGRSVAKTKHAVVIVGGGPTGLMLAGELALARVDVAIVERRESQDVAGSRAGGLQSRTIEVLDQRGIADRFLSQGHTMQNISMAATLLDISDFPTRHNYGLALWQKHTERTLAEWVGELGVPIYRGTEVTGFMQDDTGVDVELSDGRCLRAKFLVGCDGGRSAIRKKAGIDFPGWDASVSYLIAEVEMAGEPASGIRHDEKGTYAMGKLEDGLVRVVLREEQVGRGDAPSFGELRAALVALYGTDFGLRRAAWLSRFSDATRQAASYRNNRVLLAGDAAHVHSPMGGQGLNLGIQDAVNLGWKLAQVLRGTSPESLLDTYHSERHPVAARALRKTMAHTALSRGDERMKAVRESMSELLQMDEPRKRYAGMLSGLDIHYDLGTGHPLLGRRMPDLDIVTANGAQRVFTLLHEAKAVFLNLGEPAAFDIDPWADRVQRIDARYAGAWELPVLGAVSAPTGVLIRPDGHVAWAGEDGTDQGLRDALTTWFGPPSAS, encoded by the coding sequence ATGCACGAATTCGGGCGCAGTGTGGCCAAGACGAAGCATGCGGTGGTAATCGTCGGAGGAGGTCCGACGGGCCTGATGTTGGCGGGCGAATTGGCCCTGGCGCGGGTCGACGTCGCCATCGTCGAGCGGCGCGAAAGCCAAGACGTTGCCGGCTCGCGGGCGGGTGGTCTGCAATCGCGCACGATCGAGGTGCTCGATCAGCGAGGGATTGCCGACCGCTTCCTTTCGCAAGGGCACACGATGCAGAACATATCCATGGCGGCGACCCTTCTCGACATCAGCGATTTCCCTACCCGCCACAACTACGGGCTCGCCCTTTGGCAGAAACACACGGAGCGCACCTTGGCCGAGTGGGTCGGCGAGCTGGGGGTGCCGATCTACCGCGGAACCGAGGTAACGGGATTCATGCAGGATGACACCGGCGTCGACGTCGAGCTGTCCGATGGCCGATGCTTGCGCGCGAAGTTCCTCGTCGGATGCGACGGAGGTCGCAGCGCGATCCGCAAGAAAGCGGGCATCGACTTTCCGGGCTGGGACGCCTCCGTGAGCTATTTGATCGCCGAAGTCGAAATGGCCGGAGAGCCGGCGTCCGGCATCCGCCACGATGAAAAGGGCACCTATGCGATGGGCAAACTCGAGGACGGTCTCGTGCGCGTCGTGTTGAGAGAAGAGCAAGTCGGCCGGGGCGATGCTCCGTCGTTCGGAGAGCTCCGCGCCGCGCTCGTTGCGCTCTACGGGACGGATTTCGGCCTTCGCCGCGCCGCCTGGCTCTCCCGATTCAGCGATGCAACGCGGCAGGCGGCTTCCTATCGAAATAACCGAGTGCTCTTGGCCGGTGATGCTGCGCACGTCCATTCCCCGATGGGTGGACAGGGACTCAACCTCGGTATCCAAGATGCAGTGAACTTGGGGTGGAAACTCGCCCAGGTGCTGCGGGGAACTTCGCCGGAAAGCCTCCTCGATACGTACCATTCCGAACGACATCCCGTCGCCGCCCGCGCATTGCGCAAGACAATGGCACACACCGCGCTCAGCCGGGGCGACGAGCGCATGAAGGCCGTGCGCGAGAGCATGTCCGAGCTGCTGCAGATGGACGAGCCCCGAAAGCGATACGCGGGAATGCTGTCGGGACTCGACATTCATTACGACCTCGGTACGGGACACCCGCTGCTCGGGCGTCGCATGCCCGATCTCGACATCGTCACCGCCAATGGCGCGCAGCGCGTGTTCACGTTGCTGCACGAGGCGAAAGCGGTATTTCTCAACCTCGGCGAGCCCGCCGCCTTCGACATCGATCCGTGGGCCGATCGCGTTCAACGGATCGACGCGCGATACGCGGGCGCGTGGGAGCTCCCTGTGCTCGGCGCGGTCTCTGCGCCCACGGGCGTGTTGATTCGGCCCGACGGACATGTCGCATGGGCAGGAGAGGACGGCACGGATCAGGGCCTTCGTGACGCCCTCACCACCTGGTTCGGACCGCCCTCGGCGTCCTAG
- a CDS encoding MotA/TolQ/ExbB proton channel family protein, with translation MIETMKNLMLRGGAGWVMWLLIGLSVISLAIAIERAWVLLRQGGEVRTLVLDLNRLLRAGEVDYAQELLAKSKCVEATVAQAGLVELERGPKAAEQSMAAARGVERSRLEERLGFLGTVGNNAPFVGLLGTVIGVVGAFEELGAGQVANTALAPEKVMSAIAEALVATAMGLVVAIPAVAVFNYFQGRITQTIERSETLGYVVLAYLEGRKAPSADRTSDVEDR, from the coding sequence ATGATCGAGACGATGAAGAATTTGATGCTCCGTGGTGGAGCAGGTTGGGTCATGTGGCTGCTCATCGGGCTCAGCGTGATTTCGTTGGCCATTGCCATCGAGAGAGCGTGGGTCCTGCTTCGACAGGGAGGGGAAGTACGTACCCTGGTCCTCGACCTAAACCGACTACTTCGCGCGGGCGAGGTTGACTACGCACAGGAGCTCCTTGCGAAGTCGAAATGCGTGGAAGCAACGGTCGCGCAGGCGGGGCTCGTGGAATTGGAGCGCGGGCCAAAGGCGGCCGAGCAGTCCATGGCGGCTGCGCGAGGCGTCGAGCGTTCACGATTGGAGGAGCGCCTTGGCTTTTTGGGCACGGTCGGAAACAACGCTCCCTTCGTGGGCCTCTTGGGGACGGTGATCGGCGTCGTCGGAGCGTTCGAGGAGCTCGGAGCAGGCCAGGTGGCGAACACCGCGCTTGCGCCAGAGAAGGTCATGAGCGCCATCGCCGAAGCGCTGGTGGCGACGGCCATGGGGCTCGTCGTCGCCATCCCTGCCGTAGCCGTCTTCAACTATTTCCAAGGAAGGATCACGCAGACGATCGAACGATCGGAGACACTCGGCTACGTCGTGCTTGCATACCTGGAGGGACGGAAGGCGCCGTCCGCCGATCGCACGAGTGACGTGGAGGATCGATAG